The Streptomyces sp. NBC_00162 genome window below encodes:
- a CDS encoding 2Fe-2S iron-sulfur cluster-binding protein, which translates to MAAPRHGAFHPLTVAAVERLTDDSVALTLRVPEELREDYRHAPGQHLTLRRTAPEGGTEVRRTYSICSPAPAPDGPGPAQLRVGVRLVEGGEFSTFAHKEIAVGDVLDVMVPAGRFVLDPAAAPAAGHYAAIVGGSGITPVLSIAASLLAARPDARFCLVRSDRTAASTMFLEEVADLKDRYPARFQLVTVLSREEQDSGLPSGRLDEERLAALLPALLPVAEVTGWFLCGPYGLVQGAERTLGALGVARTRVHEEIFHVEDSTATARAVTASTPSHGRVTARLDGRSGTWPVRDGESLLDAVLRNRADAPYACKGGVCGTCRAFLVTGEVRMDRNFALEAEETEAGFVLACQSHPVTEEVEIDFDR; encoded by the coding sequence ATGGCCGCACCCCGCCACGGCGCGTTCCACCCGCTGACGGTGGCTGCGGTCGAACGGCTCACCGACGACTCGGTGGCACTGACCCTGCGGGTTCCCGAGGAACTTCGCGAGGACTACCGCCACGCCCCCGGCCAGCACCTGACCCTGCGCCGCACCGCCCCCGAGGGCGGTACGGAGGTCCGCCGCACCTACTCGATCTGCTCCCCCGCCCCGGCGCCCGACGGCCCGGGCCCGGCGCAGCTGCGGGTCGGCGTGCGGCTGGTGGAGGGCGGCGAGTTCTCCACCTTCGCGCACAAGGAGATCGCCGTCGGCGACGTGCTGGACGTGATGGTCCCGGCCGGGCGGTTCGTCCTGGATCCGGCCGCCGCCCCGGCCGCCGGGCACTACGCCGCGATCGTCGGCGGCAGCGGGATCACCCCCGTGCTGTCGATCGCCGCGAGCCTGCTGGCCGCCCGCCCCGACGCCCGTTTCTGCCTCGTGCGCAGCGACCGTACGGCGGCTTCGACGATGTTCCTGGAGGAGGTCGCCGACCTCAAGGACCGGTATCCGGCGCGGTTCCAGCTGGTCACGGTCCTCTCCCGGGAGGAGCAGGATTCCGGACTGCCCTCCGGACGCCTGGACGAGGAGCGGCTGGCCGCCCTGCTGCCCGCGCTGCTGCCGGTGGCGGAGGTGACGGGCTGGTTCCTGTGCGGACCGTACGGCCTGGTGCAGGGTGCGGAGCGGACGCTGGGCGCGCTCGGCGTCGCCCGGACCCGGGTGCACGAGGAGATCTTCCACGTCGAGGACAGCACGGCGACGGCCCGCGCCGTCACCGCCTCGACCCCCTCCCACGGGCGGGTCACCGCACGCCTGGACGGCCGTTCCGGCACCTGGCCGGTGCGCGACGGGGAATCCCTGCTGGACGCGGTGCTCCGCAACCGCGCGGACGCCCCGTACGCCTGCAAGGGCGGGGTGTGCGGCACCTGCCGGGCGTTCCTGGTGACGGGCGAGGTCCGGATGGACCGGAACTTCGCGCTGGAGGCAGAGGAGACGGAGGCCGGGTTCGTGCTGGCCTGCCAGTCGCACCCGGTGACGGAGGAAGTGGAGATCGACTTCGACCGCTAG
- the paaD gene encoding 1,2-phenylacetyl-CoA epoxidase subunit PaaD, with protein MVTAHAGTTRLEAELAELAGSVPDPELPVLTLGELGVVRGVRVDEDGRAEVTLTPTYTGCPAIEAMSADIERVLTGHGIPEVRVTTVLAPAWSTDDISAEGRRKLAEFGIAPPRPHAAGGPVPLTLSVRCPHCGSTDTELLSRFSSTACKALRRCTACREPFDHFKEL; from the coding sequence ATGGTGACCGCCCACGCCGGTACGACGCGCCTGGAGGCGGAGCTGGCCGAGCTGGCCGGGTCCGTCCCGGACCCCGAGCTGCCCGTGCTCACCCTGGGCGAGCTCGGCGTGGTGCGCGGGGTGCGGGTGGACGAGGACGGCCGCGCCGAGGTCACCCTCACCCCCACCTACACCGGCTGCCCGGCCATCGAGGCCATGTCCGCCGACATCGAGCGGGTCCTGACCGGCCACGGGATACCCGAGGTGCGGGTGACCACCGTGCTGGCTCCCGCCTGGTCGACCGACGACATCAGCGCCGAGGGCCGCCGCAAGCTCGCCGAGTTCGGCATCGCCCCGCCGCGCCCGCACGCGGCCGGCGGGCCGGTCCCGCTGACCCTGTCGGTCCGCTGCCCGCACTGCGGGTCCACCGACACCGAACTGCTCAGCCGGTTCTCCTCCACCGCCTGCAAGGCGCTGCGCCGCTGCACCGCCTGCCGCGAACCGTTCGACCACTTCAAGGAGCTGTAG
- the paaC gene encoding 1,2-phenylacetyl-CoA epoxidase subunit PaaC encodes MPSAALALGDDALILSHRLGEWAGHAPVLEEEVALANIALDLLGQARILLTMAGDEDELAFLREERSFRNLQLVEQPNGDFAHTIARQLFFSFYQHELYGELARGDGPFAPLAAKAVKETAYHRDHAEQWTLRLGDGTEESRRRIRAALDALWKYTGEMFQPVDGLDGLDWAALEGRWLAAVTGVLERAGLALPEGPRTGAWAAGAGRQGLHTEPFGLLLAEMQHLHRSHPGASW; translated from the coding sequence ATGCCGTCGGCGGCCCTCGCCCTCGGCGACGACGCCCTGATCCTCTCCCACCGCCTCGGCGAATGGGCGGGGCACGCCCCCGTGCTGGAGGAGGAGGTCGCGCTCGCGAACATCGCCCTCGACCTGCTCGGCCAGGCCCGCATCCTGCTGACCATGGCCGGCGACGAGGACGAGCTGGCGTTCCTGCGCGAGGAGCGCTCCTTCCGCAACCTCCAGCTGGTCGAGCAGCCCAACGGCGACTTCGCCCACACCATCGCCCGCCAGCTCTTCTTCTCCTTCTACCAGCACGAGCTCTACGGGGAGCTGGCGCGCGGGGACGGCCCGTTCGCGCCGCTGGCGGCCAAGGCCGTCAAGGAGACCGCGTACCACCGCGACCACGCCGAGCAGTGGACCCTGCGGCTCGGCGACGGCACCGAGGAGAGCCGCAGGCGCATCCGCGCCGCCCTGGACGCCCTGTGGAAGTACACCGGCGAGATGTTCCAGCCGGTGGACGGCCTCGACGGCCTGGACTGGGCCGCCCTTGAAGGGCGCTGGCTGGCCGCCGTGACCGGCGTACTGGAGCGGGCCGGGCTCGCGCTGCCCGAGGGGCCGCGCACCGGCGCCTGGGCGGCCGGAGCCGGGCGCCAGGGCCTGCACACCGAGCCCTTCGGCCTGCTGCTCGCCGAGATGCAGCACCTGCACCGCAGCCACCCGGGGGCGTCATGGTGA
- the paaB gene encoding 1,2-phenylacetyl-CoA epoxidase subunit PaaB, translated as MTQNWPLWEVFVRSRRGLSHTHAGSLHAPDAEMALRNARDLYTRRGEGISIWVVPSTEITASSPDERDPFFAPSADKPYRHPTFYDIPEGVSHL; from the coding sequence ATGACGCAGAACTGGCCCCTGTGGGAGGTGTTCGTGCGCTCGCGGCGCGGCCTCTCGCACACGCACGCGGGAAGCCTGCACGCCCCGGACGCGGAGATGGCCCTGCGCAACGCCCGCGACCTCTACACCCGGCGCGGTGAGGGCATCTCCATCTGGGTGGTGCCCTCCACCGAGATCACCGCCTCCTCGCCGGACGAGCGCGACCCCTTCTTCGCCCCGTCCGCCGACAAGCCCTACCGGCACCCGACCTTCTACGACATCCCGGAGGGGGTGAGCCACCTGTGA
- the paaA gene encoding 1,2-phenylacetyl-CoA epoxidase subunit PaaA encodes MVAVTPETGPETALGTDGTDGTGMDADLGAQLAAAFDAAVAAEERVEPRDWMPEEYRASLVRQMAQHAHSEIIGMQPEANWITRAPSLRRKAILMAKVQDEAGHGLYLYSAAETLGTSRDELLDKLHAGKQKYSSIFNYPTLTWADVGAIGWLVDGAAITNQVPICRCSYGPYARAMVRICKEESFHQRQGFELLMTLSKGTEAQHAMAQDAVDRWWWPSLMMFGPPDDESAHSAQSMAWRIKRHSNDELRQRFVDIAVPQAEALGLTLPDPDLKWNEERGHHDFGAIDWAEFWNVLKGNGPCNEQRLSQRRTAHEEGAWVRDAAAAYAEKQAAHAEKNEEARV; translated from the coding sequence ATGGTGGCAGTGACCCCGGAGACGGGGCCGGAAACGGCCCTCGGGACAGACGGGACGGATGGCACAGGCATGGATGCTGACCTGGGCGCACAGCTCGCGGCGGCGTTCGACGCGGCCGTCGCGGCGGAGGAGCGCGTGGAGCCGCGCGACTGGATGCCCGAGGAATACCGCGCCTCCCTGGTGCGTCAGATGGCCCAGCACGCCCACTCCGAGATCATCGGCATGCAGCCCGAGGCGAACTGGATCACGCGGGCGCCCTCGCTGCGCCGCAAGGCGATCCTGATGGCCAAGGTGCAGGACGAGGCCGGCCACGGGCTGTACCTCTACAGCGCCGCGGAGACCCTGGGCACCAGCCGCGACGAGCTGCTCGACAAGCTCCACGCGGGGAAGCAGAAGTACTCCTCGATCTTCAACTACCCCACCCTGACCTGGGCGGACGTCGGCGCCATCGGCTGGCTGGTGGACGGCGCGGCGATCACCAACCAGGTGCCGATCTGCCGCTGCTCCTACGGCCCGTACGCCCGCGCCATGGTCCGGATCTGCAAGGAGGAGTCCTTCCACCAGCGCCAGGGCTTCGAGCTCCTCATGACCCTGTCCAAGGGCACCGAGGCGCAGCACGCCATGGCCCAGGACGCGGTCGACCGCTGGTGGTGGCCCTCGCTGATGATGTTCGGCCCGCCGGACGACGAGTCGGCGCACTCGGCGCAGTCGATGGCCTGGCGGATCAAGCGGCACTCGAACGACGAGCTGCGCCAGCGGTTCGTGGACATCGCCGTCCCGCAGGCGGAGGCCCTGGGCCTGACGCTGCCCGACCCGGACCTGAAGTGGAACGAGGAGCGCGGCCACCACGACTTCGGCGCCATCGACTGGGCGGAGTTCTGGAACGTGCTCAAGGGCAACGGCCCGTGCAACGAGCAGCGCCTCAGCCAGCGGCGCACGGCACACGAGGAAGGCGCCTGGGTACGCGACGCGGCCGCGGCGTATGCGGAGAAGCAGGCGGCACACGCCGAAAAGAACGAGGAGGCACGGGTATGA
- a CDS encoding DUF5819 family protein, producing the protein MDSNEREPAAGAAPPPPRAPGIAGLSSPYRVVVALALGAVAVAACGHLAFVFLHVAPSNTVSKQHARTVDDWIYPEFEQNWKLFAPNPLQQNIAVEVRAQIRTAGGELVTTDWRNLSAEDGAAIRHSLLPSHTEQNELRRAWDFFTGSHDEENKPNGERGELSEQYLRRIAVNRLAPAHPGGHILRIQLRSATTAVAAPKWSDETTDTETYYRELPWWTV; encoded by the coding sequence ATGGATTCGAACGAGCGGGAGCCCGCCGCGGGGGCCGCTCCCCCGCCCCCGCGGGCACCCGGAATCGCGGGTCTCTCCTCCCCCTACCGGGTGGTCGTCGCGCTGGCCCTCGGGGCCGTCGCCGTGGCCGCCTGCGGGCATCTCGCGTTCGTTTTCCTGCACGTCGCCCCGTCCAACACGGTCAGCAAGCAGCACGCGCGGACGGTGGACGACTGGATCTACCCCGAGTTCGAACAGAACTGGAAGCTCTTCGCGCCCAACCCGCTGCAGCAGAACATCGCGGTGGAGGTGCGCGCGCAGATACGTACGGCCGGCGGCGAGCTCGTCACCACCGACTGGCGCAACCTGAGCGCCGAGGACGGCGCGGCCATCCGGCACAGCCTGCTGCCGAGCCACACGGAGCAGAACGAGCTCCGCCGGGCCTGGGACTTCTTCACCGGCTCCCACGACGAGGAGAACAAGCCGAACGGCGAGCGCGGTGAGCTGTCCGAGCAGTACCTGCGGCGGATCGCGGTGAACCGGCTCGCCCCGGCCCATCCCGGCGGGCACATCCTGCGGATCCAGCTGCGCTCGGCGACGACGGCCGTGGCCGCGCCGAAGTGGAGCGACGAGACGACCGACACCGAGACGTACTACCGGGAGCTGCCGTGGTGGACGGTGTGA
- a CDS encoding HTTM domain-containing protein, with the protein MGPYQSAVIRIGFAGTWLFFLLREFPHRGELYGPDGPWSWALAERLTASNGAFTVLMWSDSRLCFEIVYAVAVLASVGLLLGWRTRAMSVLFMVGVLSLQNRSVFMGDGGDNVIHLMAVYLVLTRCAQVWSLDARRSRLRGSASAGAAGPVLWAAAGLVFAYGAVTGRFSAGWLSAFAAVWVVCGLWWLVDRYEEDGEGRAALDVLANLLHNAGMLVIMAEVCLIYATAGWYKIQGSRWQDGTALYYPLGLDYFTPWPGLSALLASSGTMVMLLSYGTVAVQVAFPFTVFNRRIKNVLLAVMMLEHAGIAVLLGLPFFSLAMIAADAVFLPTVFLVWLGARVAALRPARSAAAPAPAPAEPSPALPG; encoded by the coding sequence ATGGGCCCGTACCAGAGCGCCGTGATCCGCATCGGCTTCGCCGGGACCTGGCTCTTCTTCCTGCTGCGCGAGTTCCCGCACCGCGGCGAGCTCTACGGGCCGGACGGGCCGTGGAGCTGGGCGCTGGCGGAACGGCTGACCGCCTCGAACGGGGCCTTCACGGTCCTGATGTGGTCCGACTCGAGGCTGTGCTTCGAGATCGTCTACGCGGTGGCCGTGCTGGCGAGCGTGGGGCTGCTGCTGGGCTGGCGGACACGGGCCATGTCCGTGCTGTTCATGGTCGGGGTGCTCTCGCTGCAGAACCGCAGCGTGTTCATGGGCGACGGCGGGGACAACGTCATCCACCTGATGGCGGTCTACCTGGTGCTGACCCGGTGCGCGCAGGTGTGGTCGCTGGACGCGCGGCGGTCCCGGCTGCGGGGATCGGCTTCCGCGGGAGCCGCCGGGCCGGTGCTGTGGGCCGCGGCGGGTCTGGTGTTCGCGTACGGGGCGGTGACCGGGCGCTTCAGCGCGGGCTGGCTGTCGGCGTTCGCGGCGGTGTGGGTGGTCTGCGGGCTGTGGTGGCTGGTGGACCGGTACGAGGAGGACGGGGAGGGCCGGGCGGCCCTGGACGTGCTGGCCAACCTGCTGCACAACGCCGGAATGCTGGTGATCATGGCGGAGGTGTGCCTGATCTACGCGACGGCGGGCTGGTACAAGATCCAGGGATCGCGGTGGCAGGACGGGACGGCGCTGTACTACCCGCTCGGGCTGGACTACTTCACCCCGTGGCCGGGGCTGTCCGCGCTGCTCGCGAGCAGCGGGACGATGGTCATGCTGCTGTCCTACGGGACGGTGGCGGTGCAGGTGGCGTTTCCGTTCACGGTGTTCAACCGGCGGATCAAGAACGTGCTGCTGGCCGTGATGATGCTGGAGCATGCCGGGATCGCGGTGCTGCTGGGGCTGCCGTTCTTCTCCTTGGCGATGATCGCCGCCGACGCGGTCTTTCTGCCGACGGTGTTCCTGGTCTGGCTGGGAGCCAGGGTCGCCGCGCTGCGGCCCGCGCGGAGCGCGGCTGCGCCGGCCCCGGCCCCCGCGGAGCCGAGCCCGGCCCTCCCCGGCTGA
- a CDS encoding TrmH family RNA methyltransferase, with product MSDEQSPEEVVRQWREAVGQDGLVLLDGFHALKHALRFGAEVRMAVAEDPGAVRALAGELAPDVEADVARLVRAAPLKGLLARVHPTGVAALAVRPDRAAGLAALRRLPRPAPVVVLDNPRNLGNVGAVVRLAAGFGATGVVTRGDLDPWHPNVVRAGAGLHYATTVERLGLDELPPGPLYALDPEGEDIRTLTLPDDALLAFGSERHGISPELRERADHLVSLPMRPQVSSYNLATSVAMTLFHWGGPTAV from the coding sequence ATGAGTGACGAGCAGAGCCCCGAAGAGGTCGTGCGGCAGTGGCGGGAAGCCGTCGGGCAGGACGGGCTCGTGCTGCTGGACGGGTTCCACGCGCTGAAGCACGCCCTGCGGTTCGGGGCCGAGGTGCGGATGGCCGTCGCCGAGGATCCCGGCGCCGTACGGGCGCTCGCCGGTGAGCTGGCTCCGGACGTCGAGGCCGACGTGGCCCGGCTCGTGCGGGCGGCGCCGCTGAAGGGGCTGCTGGCCCGCGTGCACCCCACCGGGGTCGCGGCCCTGGCCGTACGGCCCGACCGGGCGGCGGGTCTCGCGGCCCTGCGCCGGCTGCCGCGCCCCGCGCCCGTCGTCGTCCTCGACAACCCCCGCAACCTCGGCAACGTCGGAGCCGTCGTCCGCCTCGCCGCCGGCTTCGGCGCCACCGGCGTGGTCACCCGCGGCGACCTCGACCCCTGGCATCCGAACGTGGTCCGGGCCGGGGCCGGGCTGCACTACGCCACCACCGTCGAGCGCCTCGGGCTGGACGAACTGCCGCCCGGGCCGCTCTACGCGCTCGACCCGGAGGGTGAGGACATCCGCACCCTCACCCTCCCGGACGACGCGCTGCTCGCCTTCGGTTCGGAGCGCCACGGCATCTCACCCGAGCTGCGGGAACGAGCCGACCATCTGGTGTCCCTGCCGATGCGCCCGCAGGTCTCCAGCTACAACCTGGCGACCTCGGTTGCCATGACCCTCTTCCACTGGGGCGGACCGACCGCTGTCTAG
- a CDS encoding beta-galactosidase: MALLVLCVVALGGSGRVPRPVPATGSSGRGLAVDAWSQAPTAVPDRMFGVTLNSSTGAMPTFQVDTVRLWDSRTRWSNIQSKRGEFDWSILDRLVDGANRAGLPVLFTMGGTPAWASPNGPRTAYDDGSRTSPPDDLADWKAFVAAVSGRYRGRIAAYELWVMGNDARYFSGSPETLVEMTRTAKAVLDAADPDATVVCPSMGRLWEDEGRQLLERFARLRGYDHCDVAGVKLYQRSAEDPPEQMLGLAAEIDRAFHRGGAHPPVWSTGTTYEIPLQKPLDEPTASAYAVRFFLVGLYARYQRMYFYNWGGTKIPIVMQPEGQPPTAAALHVEEARRWVHGARIRSCGSGLAAGLPEGVWQCRLDRDGSDAAILWNPTGTARVPVPRQVSQVHHLDGSASAVRADRTAEVGPLPVLLGDVP, translated from the coding sequence TTGGCGCTGCTCGTGCTCTGCGTGGTCGCGCTGGGCGGGTCCGGGCGGGTGCCCCGGCCGGTGCCGGCGACCGGGTCTTCCGGCCGCGGTCTGGCGGTCGACGCGTGGAGCCAGGCGCCGACCGCCGTGCCCGACCGGATGTTCGGGGTGACGCTCAACTCCTCGACGGGTGCGATGCCGACCTTCCAGGTCGACACGGTCAGGCTGTGGGACAGCCGGACCCGGTGGTCGAACATCCAGTCGAAGCGTGGCGAGTTCGACTGGTCGATTCTCGACCGGCTCGTGGACGGCGCCAACCGGGCCGGGCTCCCCGTGCTGTTCACGATGGGGGGCACCCCCGCGTGGGCGAGTCCGAACGGTCCGCGCACGGCGTACGACGACGGTTCCCGGACCAGCCCGCCCGATGACCTCGCGGACTGGAAGGCCTTCGTCGCGGCGGTGTCGGGACGCTATCGGGGGCGGATCGCGGCCTATGAGCTGTGGGTCATGGGCAACGACGCGCGGTACTTCAGCGGGAGCCCGGAGACCCTGGTCGAGATGACGCGTACCGCGAAGGCCGTCCTCGACGCCGCCGATCCCGACGCGACGGTCGTCTGCCCGTCCATGGGCCGGCTCTGGGAGGACGAGGGGCGGCAACTGCTCGAGCGCTTCGCGCGGTTGCGCGGCTACGACCACTGCGATGTGGCCGGGGTCAAGCTGTATCAACGCAGCGCGGAGGACCCGCCCGAGCAGATGCTGGGCCTGGCCGCGGAGATCGACCGCGCGTTTCACCGGGGTGGTGCGCATCCCCCGGTGTGGAGTACGGGCACCACGTACGAGATTCCGCTCCAGAAGCCGCTCGACGAGCCGACGGCGTCGGCGTACGCGGTCCGGTTCTTTCTCGTCGGCCTGTACGCGCGCTACCAGCGCATGTACTTCTACAACTGGGGAGGCACCAAGATCCCCATCGTGATGCAGCCCGAGGGGCAGCCGCCGACGGCCGCGGCCCTGCACGTGGAGGAGGCGCGCCGCTGGGTGCACGGGGCGCGGATCCGCTCGTGCGGGAGCGGCCTGGCCGCCGGATTGCCGGAGGGCGTCTGGCAGTGCCGGCTCGACCGGGACGGCTCCGATGCGGCCATCCTCTGGAATCCCACCGGCACCGCCCGGGTGCCCGTGCCCCGCCAGGTGTCGCAGGTACATCACCTGGACGGTTCGGCTTCGGCCGTCCGTGCCGATCGGACGGCCGAAGTCGGCCCGCTACCCGTGCTGCTCGGCGATGTCCCCTAG
- the paaN gene encoding phenylacetic acid degradation protein PaaN: MAAELTVPQLSAKHRPTLDQALSVIRSRAYWSPHPEHPKAYGETAPADGLAAFEAVRGTRLDLGQPGTDGWTGAEVSPYGPELGVEYPHVDPDVLLPAMKAGMAAWRDAGPEARAVVCIEILSRIGARTHEFAHAVMHTSGQAFMMAFQAGGPHAQDRGLEAVAYAYEEQTRVPGQADWSKPQGKRDPLELGKTFTAVPRGISLMIGCNTFPTWNGYPGLFASLATGNPVLVKPHPRAVLPLALTVQVAREVLAEAGFDPNLVALAVERPGEGIAKTLALRPEIKLIDYTGSTEFGDWLEANARQAQVYTEKAGVNTVVVDSTDNYKGMLSNLAFSLSLYSGQMCTTPQNLLIPRDGIATDAGHKTYDEVVADLAASVGGLLGDDARANALLGALVNPDVKARLEAAASLGEVALASREVVNPEFPDAVVRTPVMVKLDASKPDPDAAYLSECFGPVSFAVAVDSTADALELLRRTVREKGAMTVGAYTTSADTERAIEEVCLEESAQLSLNLTGGVYVNQTAAFSDFHGSGGNPAANAALCDGAFVSNRFRVVEVRRQA, from the coding sequence ATGGCCGCCGAGCTCACCGTCCCCCAGCTTTCCGCCAAGCACCGGCCCACCCTGGACCAGGCCCTGTCGGTGATCCGCAGCCGTGCCTACTGGTCCCCGCATCCCGAGCACCCCAAGGCGTACGGCGAGACCGCGCCGGCCGACGGGCTCGCCGCCTTCGAGGCCGTCCGCGGCACCCGGCTGGACCTGGGGCAGCCCGGCACCGACGGCTGGACGGGCGCCGAGGTGTCCCCGTACGGCCCGGAGCTGGGCGTCGAGTACCCGCACGTGGACCCGGACGTGCTGCTGCCCGCGATGAAGGCCGGCATGGCCGCCTGGCGGGACGCCGGACCGGAGGCCCGCGCCGTGGTCTGCATCGAGATCCTGTCGCGGATCGGCGCCCGGACGCACGAGTTCGCGCACGCGGTCATGCACACCAGCGGCCAGGCGTTCATGATGGCGTTCCAGGCGGGCGGACCGCACGCGCAGGACCGCGGCCTGGAGGCGGTGGCCTACGCGTACGAGGAGCAGACGCGAGTCCCCGGGCAGGCCGACTGGTCGAAGCCGCAGGGCAAGCGGGACCCGCTGGAGCTCGGCAAGACCTTCACGGCGGTCCCCCGCGGCATCTCCCTGATGATCGGCTGCAACACCTTCCCCACCTGGAACGGCTACCCGGGCCTGTTCGCCTCGCTGGCCACCGGCAACCCGGTGCTGGTCAAGCCGCACCCGCGGGCCGTCCTCCCGCTGGCGCTCACGGTCCAGGTGGCCCGCGAGGTCCTCGCCGAGGCCGGCTTCGACCCGAACCTGGTGGCGCTGGCCGTGGAGCGGCCGGGCGAGGGCATCGCCAAGACCCTCGCGCTCCGCCCCGAGATCAAGCTGATCGACTACACCGGGTCGACGGAGTTCGGCGACTGGCTGGAGGCCAACGCCCGCCAGGCGCAGGTCTACACCGAGAAGGCCGGCGTCAACACGGTGGTCGTGGACTCCACGGACAACTACAAGGGCATGCTGTCGAACCTCGCGTTCTCCCTCTCCCTCTACAGCGGCCAGATGTGCACCACCCCGCAGAACCTGCTGATCCCGCGCGACGGCATCGCCACCGACGCCGGGCACAAGACGTACGACGAGGTCGTAGCCGACCTCGCCGCCTCGGTCGGCGGCCTGCTGGGCGACGACGCGCGGGCCAACGCCCTGCTCGGCGCCCTGGTCAACCCGGACGTCAAGGCGAGGCTGGAGGCGGCGGCCTCACTGGGCGAGGTCGCGCTGGCCTCCCGCGAGGTCGTCAACCCGGAGTTCCCGGACGCGGTGGTCCGCACGCCGGTGATGGTGAAGCTGGACGCCTCCAAGCCCGACCCGGACGCGGCGTACCTCTCGGAGTGCTTCGGCCCGGTCTCCTTCGCGGTGGCCGTGGACTCCACGGCGGACGCGCTGGAGCTGCTGCGCCGCACGGTGCGGGAGAAGGGCGCGATGACGGTGGGCGCCTACACGACGTCCGCGGACACCGAGCGGGCGATCGAGGAGGTCTGCCTGGAGGAGTCCGCGCAGCTCTCGCTGAACCTGACCGGCGGGGTGTACGTCAACCAGACCGCGGCGTTCTCGGACTTCCACGGCTCGGGCGGCAACCCGGCGGCCAACGCGGCCCTGTGCGACGGCGCGTTCGTCTCCAACCGCTTCCGCGTGGTGGAGGTCCGCCGCCAGGCCTAG
- a CDS encoding 3-hydroxyacyl-CoA dehydrogenase produces MTAIERSRTVAVIGAGTMGQGIAQVALLAGHRVLIYDIDAALAADGVGFVQDRVERMAAKGRLDRAEAEDAIGRIASAGVLADLAGAALVIEAVVENVTVKQALFAALEEVVSPDALLATNTSSLSVTELAAGLAHPGRFLGLHFFNPAPLLPLVEVISGFATDPAAAERAYRTILGWGKTPVRCADTPGFIVNRIARPFYAEAFSVYEEQGADPATIDAVLRESGGFKMGPFQLTDLIGQDVNEAVTRSVWESFFRSPKFTPSLAQRRLVQSGRLGRKSGHGWFPYGPDAVLPEPQTAAPEDAPAKVTVVGDLGPAAELADLLEEAGIAVTAAGHGGPYIQLPGEGQLVLADGKTSVEFADVVYFDLAFDYRGATRIALSVSEDTSERTLAEAVGLFQKLGKKVSVIGDVPGMIVARTVAMLIDLTADAVARGVASAEDIDTAMRLGVNYPLGPAEWHDRLGRDWAYDLLHHLDERCPGGRYAPSLALFRLGYAAGEEEDETGESE; encoded by the coding sequence ATGACAGCAATCGAGCGGTCCCGCACTGTGGCGGTCATCGGCGCGGGCACCATGGGCCAGGGCATCGCCCAGGTCGCCCTTCTCGCAGGTCACCGCGTGCTGATCTACGACATCGACGCGGCCCTGGCCGCCGACGGCGTCGGCTTCGTGCAGGACCGTGTCGAGCGGATGGCCGCCAAGGGCCGCCTCGATCGCGCCGAGGCCGAGGATGCGATCGGCCGAATCGCTTCGGCAGGTGTCCTCGCGGACCTCGCCGGGGCCGCCCTCGTCATCGAGGCCGTGGTCGAGAACGTCACGGTCAAGCAGGCGCTCTTCGCCGCACTCGAAGAGGTGGTTTCGCCGGACGCGCTGCTGGCCACCAACACCTCCTCGCTCTCCGTCACCGAGCTCGCCGCCGGTCTCGCGCACCCCGGCCGCTTCCTCGGCCTGCACTTCTTCAACCCGGCCCCGCTGCTCCCCCTCGTCGAGGTGATCAGCGGTTTCGCGACCGACCCGGCCGCCGCCGAGCGCGCGTACCGCACGATCCTCGGCTGGGGGAAGACGCCGGTCCGCTGCGCCGACACCCCCGGCTTCATCGTCAACCGGATCGCCCGCCCCTTCTACGCCGAGGCCTTCTCGGTGTACGAGGAGCAGGGCGCCGACCCGGCCACCATCGACGCCGTGCTCCGCGAGAGCGGCGGCTTCAAGATGGGCCCGTTCCAGCTGACCGACCTGATCGGCCAGGACGTCAACGAGGCCGTGACCCGTTCGGTGTGGGAGTCCTTCTTCCGCAGCCCCAAGTTCACCCCCTCCCTCGCGCAGCGCCGGCTGGTCCAGTCGGGCCGCCTCGGCCGCAAGTCGGGGCACGGCTGGTTCCCGTACGGCCCGGACGCCGTGCTCCCGGAGCCGCAAACCGCCGCCCCCGAGGACGCCCCGGCCAAGGTCACCGTGGTCGGCGACCTCGGGCCCGCGGCCGAGCTGGCCGACCTGCTGGAGGAGGCCGGGATCGCGGTCACCGCCGCCGGGCACGGGGGCCCGTACATCCAGCTGCCCGGCGAGGGGCAGCTGGTGCTCGCGGACGGGAAGACCTCCGTCGAGTTCGCGGACGTCGTCTACTTCGACCTCGCTTTCGACTACCGGGGGGCCACCCGGATCGCGCTCTCCGTCAGCGAGGACACGAGCGAGCGGACGCTCGCCGAGGCCGTCGGCCTGTTCCAGAAGCTGGGCAAGAAGGTCTCCGTCATCGGCGACGTCCCCGGCATGATCGTCGCCCGGACGGTCGCGATGCTGATCGACCTCACGGCCGACGCGGTCGCGCGCGGCGTGGCCTCCGCCGAGGACATCGACACGGCGATGCGGCTCGGCGTCAACTACCCGCTGGGACCGGCCGAATGGCACGACCGGCTGGGCCGGGACTGGGCCTACGACCTGCTCCACCACCTCGACGAGCGCTGTCCCGGCGGGCGGTACGCGCCGTCGCTGGCGCTGTTCAGGCTGGGTTACGCCGCGGGGGAAGAAGAAGACGAGACGGGGGAGAGCGAATGA